In Eschrichtius robustus isolate mEscRob2 chromosome 11, mEscRob2.pri, whole genome shotgun sequence, the following proteins share a genomic window:
- the RBM4B gene encoding RNA-binding protein 4B isoform X1: MVKLFIGNLPREATEQEIRSLFEQYGKVLECDIIKNYGFVHIEDKTAAEDAIRNLHHYKLHGVNINVEASKNKSKASTKLHVGNISPTCTNQELRAKFEEYGPVIECDIVKDYAFVHMERAEDAVEAIRGLDNTEFQGKRMHVQLSTSRLRTAPGMGDQSGCYRCGKEGHWSKECPVDRTGRVADFTEQYNEQYGAVRTPYTMGYGESMYYNDAYGALDYYKRYRVRSYEAVAAAAAASAYNYAEQTMSHLPQVQSTAVTSHLNSTSVDPYDRHLLPNSGAAATSAAMAAAAATTSSYYGRDRSPLRRAAAVLPTVGEGYGYGPESELSQASAAARNSLYDMARYEREQYVDRARYSAF, encoded by the exons ATGGTGAAGCTGTTCATTGGAAACCTGCCCCGGGAGGCCACAGAGCAGGAGATCCGCTCACTCTTCGAGCAATATGGGAAGGTGCTGGAGTGTGACATCATTAAGAACTACGGCTTTGTGCACATAGAGGACAAGACGGCGGCCGAGGATGCCATACGCAACCTGCACCACTACAAGCTGCACGGGGTGAACATCAACGTGGAAGCCAGCAAGAATAAGAGCAAAGCTTCAACCAAATTGCACGTAGGCAACATCAGTCCTACTTGTACCAACCAAGAGCTTCGGGCCAAGTTTGAGGAGTATGGTCCAGTCATCGAATGTGATATCGTGAAAGATTATGCCTTTGTACACATGGAGCGGGCAGAGGATGCAGTGGAGGCCATCAGGGGCCTTGACAACACAGAGTTTCAAG GCAAACGAATGCACGTGCAGTTGTCCACCAGCCGGCTTCGGACTGCCCCTGGGATGGGAGACCAGAGTGGCTGCTATCGGTGTGGGAAGGAGGGGCACTGGTCCAAAGAGTGTCCGGTAGATCGTACGGGTCGTGTGGCGGACTTTACCGAGCAGTATAACGAACAGTATGGAGCTGTGCGCACACCTTACACCATGGGCTACGGGGAATCCATGTATTACAACGATGCGTATGGAGCGCTCGACTACTATAAGCGTTACCGAGTCCGTTCTTATGaggcagtggcagcagcagcagcagcttccgCGTACAACTACGCAGAGCAGACCATGTCCCATCTGCCTCAAGTCCAGAGCACAGCTGTGACCAGTCACCTCAACTCCACTTCTGTTGATCCCTACGACAGACACCTGTTGCCAAACTCAGGCGCTGCTGCCACCTCAGCTGCTAtggctgctgccgctgccaccaCTTCCTCCTATTATGGAAGGGACAGGAGCCCCCTGCGTCGTGCTGCAGCTGTGCTCCCCacagttggagagggctacggtTATGGGCCAGAGAGTGAGCTGTCTCAGGCTTCAGCCGCTGCACGGAATTCTCTGTATGACATGGCCCGGTATGAGCGGGAGCAGTATGTGGACCGAGCACGGTACTCAGCCTTTTAA
- the RBM4B gene encoding RNA-binding protein 4B isoform X2 has translation MVKLFIGNLPREATEQEIRSLFEQYGKVLECDIIKNYGFVHIEDKTAAEDAIRNLHHYKLHGVNINVEASKNKSKASTKLHVGNISPTCTNQELRAKFEEYGPVIECDIVKDYAFVHMERAEDAVEAIRGLDNTEFQGSVHGAVLAAVLNRAVSNRMVEHEASYRIAASRTRQTNARAVVHQPASDCPWDGRPEWLLSVWEGGALVQRVSGRSYGSCGGLYRAV, from the exons ATGGTGAAGCTGTTCATTGGAAACCTGCCCCGGGAGGCCACAGAGCAGGAGATCCGCTCACTCTTCGAGCAATATGGGAAGGTGCTGGAGTGTGACATCATTAAGAACTACGGCTTTGTGCACATAGAGGACAAGACGGCGGCCGAGGATGCCATACGCAACCTGCACCACTACAAGCTGCACGGGGTGAACATCAACGTGGAAGCCAGCAAGAATAAGAGCAAAGCTTCAACCAAATTGCACGTAGGCAACATCAGTCCTACTTGTACCAACCAAGAGCTTCGGGCCAAGTTTGAGGAGTATGGTCCAGTCATCGAATGTGATATCGTGAAAGATTATGCCTTTGTACACATGGAGCGGGCAGAGGATGCAGTGGAGGCCATCAGGGGCCTTGACAACACAGAGTTTCAAG GGTCAGTGCATGGCGCTGTTCTGGCTGCCGTCCTGAATCGGGCTGTTTCCAACAGGATGGTGGAGCACGAGGCCTCCTATCGCATAGCTGCATCCAGAACAAG GCAAACGAATGCACGTGCAGTTGTCCACCAGCCGGCTTCGGACTGCCCCTGGGATGGGAGACCAGAGTGGCTGCTATCGGTGTGGGAAGGAGGGGCACTGGTCCAAAGAGTGTCCGGTAGATCGTACGGGTCGTGTGGCGGACTTTACCGAGCAGTATAA